The genomic window TCATGGGGCGCAAAAAGTGTGCAGGCCGCTTTCTGGGCTGGTACACCGGGAAGGCCCGAGATGCCAATCTGGTCCGTCGAACTGTGGAGGCGGCCTTTTGTTTCATTCCGCTTTTTCCTTCGCAACCCCATTTTTGCGCATGCACTTGCTGGATTTGGTCGTTAATCTTGCCTCCCCAACCGCATGTCCAAGAATCTCAGCGCACTCTCTTTCCGCAAAGGTGTTGAAAAAAACGTCTTTGAACGCATGGTCGATGCCGCCGACAAAGCCGGCACGGCTGAAAAGAACGACATCGTGCACCAGATGGGGCAGGATCACCTCTTTGGAGATGCCATCACGCTTGGCGCGGTCAGCTTTTACGACTTTCTAAAAAAGGAAAACGAGGGCAAGAAGGTCTTTCTCTGCAATGGCAGCGCCTGCCTCTGCGCCGGCACCCAGGACAAGCTGCACCACACCCTGGAGTCTCATTTCAAAAAGGAGGAGATCGGCCACATCTGCTGCCTGGGCCGCTGCCATGAAGGCGGTGCCTTCCAGTATCAGGGCAAAAACTACTCCGGCCAGAGCGATGCCGCCGTGGCCGACCTGGTCAAAACAGGCAAGGGCGACTCCGAGGACCGCTATGCCGTCGTGTCCCATCTGCAGCCCGCCATTCTCACCGCTGAGTTTCCCGGCATTGATGCGTACTACGAGCCCTTTAAAAAGCTCATTGCCAATGGCGACCGCGATGCCCTCGGTGCTGATCTCAAGGACAGTGGCCTGCGTGGGCGTGGTGGTGCGGGCTTCCCGCTGCATTTCAAATGGGCCAGCTGCCGCGCGGCCTCAGGCCCGGTGAAATACATCGTCTGCAATGCCGATGAGGGGGATCCCGGTGCCTACATCGACAAATACCTCATGGAAAAGCAGCCGCACAGCGTGCTGCTGGGCATGATGGTGGCAGGCTGGTACGCCGGTGCGGAGACGGGCATCCTCTACATCCGCGCCGAGTATCCAGACTCCATCACCATCGTGAACGAAGCCATCGAAGACCTCCGCTCCGCGGGGCTGCTGGGGAATGATATCCTCGGCACCGGCTTCAACTTCATGCTCAAGACCATCAAGGGCGCAGGTGCCTACATCTGCGGAGAGGAGACCGCTCTGCTGGCCAGCATCGAAGGCCAGCGCCCCGAGGTGCGCACACGCCCGCCTTTCCCCACCATTGAAGGCCTCTTCCGCAAGCCGACGATCGTCAACAACGTGGAGACGCTGGCAAACATCCGCGCCATCCTCACCCTCGGTGGCAAAGGATACGCCAAGATCGGCACGCCGCAGTCCACCGGCCCCAAGCTGGTCTCGCTCGACTCCTGGTTTGTGAAGCCGGGCATCTACGAAGTCGCCATGGGCACGCCGCTGCAGACGATCATCGACCTCGCCGGCGGTTTCAAAACCAAGGTCAAGGCCCTCCAGATCGGCGGCCCGCTCGGCGGCATCGTGCCGATGAGCCACGTGGGCAAGCTCACGATGGACTTTGAATCCTTCAAATACGGAGGCTTCATGAAAGGCCACGCCGGCATCGTCAGCATTCCGGAGTCGATGCCCATGATCGAGTACATCCAGCATCTCTTCCAGTTCACGGCGGACGAGAGCTGCGGCAAGTGCTTCCCCTGCCGTCTTGGCAGCACACGTGGCAAGGAGCTCATTGCCAAAGCCCGCACCGACAGCGGTTTCAAGATCGATCGCGAACTCATCACCGACCTCCTCGACACCATGGAGCAGACAAGCCTCTGCGCCCTCGGCGGTGGCGTGCCTCTGCCCATCAAGAACGCCCTGCAGCATTTCGGTGAAGAGCTGAAGGGATACTTTGCGGATTAAGGATTCAGCCTTGGCGAAGCATGCCATAAGCTGGGGCAGAGTTTATCATCTCTGGTTGTGCAGATGGGGCGGGGGCGTTTTTGCTTGCAGCTTCCAATCAGCACGGCCGGGACGACTATCTTGCTTTCTCCAATCCCCGGTACACCCCAAAATCATTGAAGAAAAACTTCTTCGCCAGCCAGTACATCCAGTGCTTTTCGGGAACTTCCTCGCCTTCGCGCCACTGGCTGGTTCTTGGCGTCATGGATTCGATCTCGGCCATGGCGGTCTGGCGGATGGTGGAGTCTTTGGCGGTGTGTTTATTGACCACGGCTTTCACGAGGTCCGGGCGCTCCAGGACGATGCAGCCGCGGGTGTTTTGGGCGGCGATGCTGCGGAAGTCTCGGAGGAATTCTGAGCCGGTGAAGACGTCATAGAGATCGCGCTCGGTGCGGACGCTTTCCTTGGCGAACTGGATGATGGGGCAGGGCTCGATGGCACCGGTGGGGCTGATGTGGTGGCTGATGCCGTTGGCCATGGGGCAGAGAGCCTGGCCGTTGTGATCGTAGTAGGCGTCCACGATGGCGATGGGCAGCTTGGCCCGCATGTTGACGACGAATTTGCGCACCTGGGTGATCTGATCGGGCGTGAGTGCGAGCTCGGCGCTGATTTTGGGGCCGACGGGTCGGTAGGTGTGATACCAGGCATAGTGCACACCCATGTCGATGAGGCGGCGCAGCCAGCTCTCGGTCAGGAGGTCGTCGATATTGGTCTTGCACAGGCTGGTGGCCACGCCAGTGAGCACGCGGGCGTCCAGGCAGTTTTGCAGGCCACGCAGGGTACGGGTCAGGACGTCCTTGTTGCCCCGGCGCTGGTTGCTGACGATTTCGGTGCCTTCGATACTGACGAGGGGGGTGATGTTTCCCAGCTTGCGCATGTTTTCAGCAGCCTTGGCGGTGATCATCTGCCCGTTGGTAAAGACCTGGAAGTAGGCATCCGGGTGCATGGCCAGAAAGTCGAAGAGCTCCGGGTGCATGAAGGGCTCGCCGCCCAGGATGCCAAAGAAGGCATTGCCGCGCCGTTTGGCGTCGTTCACGATCTTGTTCAGCTCATCCAGCTTCAGGGATTCGCGCGGTTTGTCCACGTCCACCCAGCAGCCCTGACAGCGGAGGTTGCAGGAGTTGAGGATGGAGATGTAGAAGAACGGCGGGAAAAACTGGCCCTGCTTCATGCGCTGCTTGTGCAGCATGACGGAGCGCGCGCCTTTGTAACCGAAATTCCACCCGATTTTCGCGAGGCATAGGGGATCGACGGTTTGAAGGATGCGGGAGGTCAGCGAGAAGATCATGGAGGGAAAATGGGGAAGGGGGCAGTCCGGAGGTCAAAGTCCGGGGGGGGAGAGGTGATTTTACACCGCAGAGTTGGGAACGCCGCAGAGATTTGTTTTGTTGAATTTTTTCCATTCTTTTCCGCTCCTGCTGCCGGGTCGGGAATAGTTGCAGGCGGCGTTAAACTTCCATTGGCTTCCCCCCGGGGCTTCGTTAGTCTGAACGGGTGAGTTACCAAGTTTTTGCCCGTAAATACCGACCCAAGACGTTTGCCGATGTGCTCGGCCAGGAACATGTCGTGCGCACGCTGCGCAATGCCATCGCCCAGCAGCGTCTGGCGCATGCCTACCTCTTTGTGGGGCCGCGCGGCACCGGCAAGACCTCCACGGCACGTATTTTTGCCAAGGCCCTGTGCAGCAAAAACGGCCCCAGCATCGACTTTGACCCCGAGGACGAGCTGAGCCTGGAGATCGCCGAAGGGCGCTGCATGGACGTGCTGGAGATCGACGGCGCCAGCAACAATGGCGTGGAGCAGGTGCGTGAGTTGCGAGACAACGTCAAATACGCCCCCACCCGCTGCCGCTACAAGATCTACTACATCGACGAGGTGCACATGCTCACCACGGGCGCCTTCAATGCGCTGCTCAAGACCCTGGAGGAGCCGCCGGAGCACGTGAAGTTCATCTTTGCCACTACGGAGCCCAACAAGATCCTGCCCACCATCATCAGCCGCTGCCAGCGCTTTGACCTGCGCCGCATCCCGAATGCGATCATTGCCAAGCACCTGCTGCATATCGCCAGCCTGGAGAATGTGGACTTGGACGAAAAAGCAGCTTTCGCCATTGGCAAGGGGGCCGAGGGCGGCATGCGTGATGCGCAGTCCATGCTGGACCAGCTCGTGGCCTTCTGTGGCGACAAAATCACCGAGCAAGACGTGCTGGATGTTTTTGGCTTCACCTCTGGCGAGTCCGTGGCCGCCCTGGCGCGGCACATTCTAGAAAGCGACACCGTGAGCGCCCTGCGCGCGGTTTATGAGCAGAACGAGGCGGGCAAGGAGCTGGGCCGCTTCTTGGCGGATCTCATACAACATTTCCGCACGCTGCTGGTGCATCAGGCAGACCCCGAGGCCGCCACGGAAGATCTGAGCCCTGAGCTGTCTCAGGAGGTGGCAGCCCAGGCGGAAATGGCCACCACCGAGCAGCTCCTGCGTGTGGTGGATGGCCTGGCCGATGTGGATGCCCGCATGCGCTGGGCCAGCAACAAGCGCCTGCACTTTGAGCTGGGCGTCATCGCCGCCGTGCAGAGCCTGAATGAGGTGGCCATCAGCGATGTGATTGCTGCACTGGACTCTGGTAGCGCCGAGGGGCTCTCCCGCCCTCAGCCTGCGCCGCGTACACAGAGTGCTCCACCCCCGATCCGCCGTGCCGCCGAGCCCCTGAGGCCTGCAGCGGCTCCTGTTGTCATCGCTGAGAGGCCGCAGCCTGCTCCGGTACCTGCTGCTCGTGCGCCTGAGCCGATGCTAGCACCTTCAGAGCCCTTGGCCAAGGCCGCACCGCCACCTGCTGAGCCCACACCTGCACCGGCCCCTGTGGTGGCGCGTGCTCCCGAACCTGAGCCCAAACCTGCCCCTGCGCCCGCGCCTGTGGTCAGGGAAGTTCCGCCTCCCGCTGTCGAGCCTGCGGCCTCTGCGATGAGCGAGGAAGAAGTGTGGAAGCGTCTCGTGGCCATTGTGCAGGAGCGCCGCCCACTCATCATTTCCTGGCTGCACTCCGCCACGCTCATGAGCATCACCCGCAATGTGCTGAAGGTGGGCTTCCCTACGAGCGAGGGCTTTGCACGAGACAGCCTCATGCGCCCGGCGCAGCTGAGCTTTCTGGAAAGCGCGGCGCAGGAGATCCTGGGGCAGTCCGTAAAGATCGAGTTTGTGCTGGACCCCAGCCTGAAAGCCCCGGACTTTTCAGAGATGGGTCTCGGGCTTATGGATGATCCGCCGCCTGCTCCGAAACCCGCAGCTGAGCCCAAGCTTGAGGCTAAACCAGCCGCCAAGGTTGAAGCCTCCAAAGCTGAGGCTGTCAAACCCGCCGAGCCAGCCGCTCCCTCCGGTCCGCAGCTTCCTGATGACTTCTACCAAGATCCCCTTATCCAGCAGGCGATGGTGAAGTTTAAGGCCAAGCTGGTGCCGTTGAATTGATAGAGTGCTATTTTGAGCCAAGCTTGGTGCGCAAAAAGCTGGCAATGAGAGCGCCGCTGTCGTTGGATGGCGGCTTTCCCACGCCATGACCTCTGCACCCACCGGCCATCCACGCGGCATCTACACGCTCTTTTTCACCGAAATGTGGGAGCGTTTCAGCTACTACGGCATGCGTGCGCTGCTAGTGCTCTACATGGTCGCGGAGGTGAGGCGCGGAGGCATGGGGCTCACCGACGAAATGGCCGCCGCCATCTACGGGCTGTACACTGCGCTGGTTTACATGACGGCATTGCCCGGCGGCTGGGTGGGGGATCGTCTGCTGGGCGCACGCTCTGCGGTATGGTGGGGCGGTATCATCATCGCCTGCGGCCATGTGGTGCTGGGCATTCACAGCACGCAGTCGTTCTTCATCGGCCTCGTCCTCGTGGCCTTTGGCTCCGGCCTGCTGAAGTCCAACATGAGCGCGCTGGTGGGGCAGCTCTACCCGGAGGGCGGTGCGCGGCGGGACGCGGGATTCACGCTCTTTTACATGGGCATCAATGTGGGCGCTCTGTTTGGCCAGCTCATGTGTGGCTGGCTGGGCGAGCATGTGGGCTGGCGCTGGGGCTTTTCCGCAGCGGCGGTGGGCATGTTTCTCGGGTTGGTGCAGTTCCGCCTCACGGAGCGGCATGTGATGCATATCGGCCTGCGAGCGGATCACGCGGGGCAGAATGTGCAGCGGGAGTGGCGCATGCTCCAGGCAGGGCTGGCGGGTGTGGTGGTGCTCGTGGCGCTGGGAGTCAGCGGCATGGTGCAGATCGATGTGGTGCGCTTTGCTCACTCCACGGCGTGGTTCATTGCGGGCACAGCGGTGCTCTACTTTCTCTGGGCCTTCTTTCTGGCCAGGCTGGAGCCTGCGGAAAAGAAGCGACTCGTGGTCATCCTGGTGCTCTTCCTGGCTTCTGCGCTCTTTTGGGCAGGCTTTGAGCAGGTGGGCTCGTCCTTCAGTATTTTTGCCGAGCGGTACACGCTGCGAAAATTGGGTGGCTGGGAGGTGCCCGCCAGCTGGGTGCAGGCGCTCAATCCGCTCTTCGTCATCGGGGCGGCACCGCTGGTGGCCCTGATGTGGAATGCGCTGGATCGCCGTGGCACCAGCCCCAGCCTGACTACCAAGATGTCCTGGGCGCTGCTCATGCTGGCGCTGGGCTTTGTCGTTGCCGCGTGGGCGGCTGAACGTGCGCTGGCCACGGGGCCGGTGTGGCCCACCTGGCTCATGAGCGTGGTCATCCTGCACACGCTGGGAGAGCTCTTCCTCAGCCCCGTGGGCCTCAGTGCTGTGACCAAGCTCGCTCCTCCTCGCCTCACCGGGCAGATGATGGGCATCTGGTTTCTCGGCAGCTCGCTGGGAGACATCCTGGCAGGTATCCTGGCCGGCGGCGTGACGGGAGACGCCACTGCGCAGATGCCCGCGCGCTTTCTGCATGTGGCCCTCACGGCTGGCATCTCCGGCATCGTGCTGCTCATTCTGGCGCGCTGGATCACCAAGCTGATGCCAGGAATCAAATAAGTGCACCGCAGGTCTTGGTGCTCATTTCAGCACCCTTCCGCCGGAATGATTTTAGCCTCTTGTGCAGTCTGGTCTGGTGAATGAACCACTTCAATAAGCTGGTGGCGTGGGAGGCTGACTTCATAGTCGCGGGCATGAAGCTTATCCTCTGCTTTCTTGGCGGGCTTGCTCTTCAGCTCCAGGCGGCTGAGCAGGTGTTTTTCGCTTTCGACGATCACAACATCGCCTGGCAGCACAATCTAAAGCTGACTTTGGAGGCAGCACAGAAGCATCCGGGTAATCCGGTGCTGAGCAATGGCCCGGCAGGTGCTCCGGATCATGGGCATGCTGTGCTCTATGGCACGGTGATCAAGCAGGGCGATACCTTCCGCATGTGGTACCTGGGCATGCATGAGGCGGCCGTGGTGAAAGGCCAGGCTCCTGGCTGGTGGAGGCCCATGTGCTATGCGGAAAGCAAAGACGGCATCGCCTGGACCAAGCCCGAGCTGGGTCTCGTGGAATTTAACGGCAGCACGAAGAACAACATCTGCCGCATTGAGGGCGCGCCCTATTCGATGACTCGTGTGAACGATTTTCTCTCAGTGCTGTATGAGCCAGATGAACCGGATGCCTCGAAACGCTACAAGTGCGCCTACATCGCCCACATGCCCATCGAGGACGTCAAAGGTGGGCGCAGCAAGATAGGTCCCAATGAGAAACGCTGGGGAGCCTTTGTCACTGCCACCAGCGCGGACGGCCTGAGCTGGAAGTGCGTGGGCGACCGGCCGGCCAATGCTGGCGGCGAGCGCTTTGAAGTCAGCAGCCTCTACCGTTTCGGTGACTTTTACTATGCCACAGGCCAGCTCCTTAGCCCCTGGTCCTGGCGGCCGGATGGCAGAGAGATCGGGCGCGACATGCTGGCCTACCGTTCGCCGGACTTTGTCACCTGGTCCAAGGCCAAGGCCTTCTCCTATGCACGTCCTGGCCAACTTTCTGATCCGCCGGTGAAAGGCCAGCAGATGCACATGGGAGCAGGATTGTGGAACCGGGGGAATGTCATGGTCGGACTGCACGGCATGTGGCAGGACGCGGAGCAACCGCCGCCCAAGGGCAAGAGCTGGAACTACGGTGTGCGTGTGGACCTGGGCCTCATGATCAGCAATGACGGCGTGCATTACCGCGAGCCCGTGCCCGGCTTCAAAATCATCCCGCGTGGCAAGGAAGGGGAGTGGGACGACATCGCCATCCTCCAGGGGCATGCCTTTGTGAACGAAGGAGACAAGACCATGATCTGGTATTCTCACTGGAATACCGGCGGCGAACTGGAGCACATGGACATCGGCCTCGCCACGCTGCGGCGGGATGGCTTTGGTTCTCTATCCCGCAAGGTGTCCGAGGAGGAGGGGCACTTCATCACCAGCCCCTTTACGGCAAAGGAGATCGCCATCAATGTGGACGGCCTCACGGTGGAGACCCCTCTCACTGTGCAGCTTCTGGATCACCTTGATCATCCCCTGGACGGCTATGAAATCAAATTCAGCACCAACGGCGTCCGCGTTCCTCTCAATTTGACCAAGCCTTTGCCCGCAGGTAAAAAGACCGCGCTGCGTGTGAATATCCCTGCTGGCAGCGCCGCGAAGGTGTATGCCATCTACCTCAACGACTAGCCGCCATGTCGCTCACTCTTGTCACCAAACTCAACGACACCGATTACAAGCTGCTGCACCGGGCTATCGACGGTTTTGTTCCTGCCATGGTCTTTGATGTGCACACGCATCTCTTTCACTCGCGCCATTTTGCCGAGGGTAAGCGGCCGGTGTTTCTCGATGAAAATCGCGGCTATGGCATGGCAGACTTTCAGGAAGCCATGCGGCTGTGGCTGCCGGGGCGCGAGGTGGAGGGGCTGTTCTTTGGCTATCCCAGCGCTGGGAATGACCGTGCCGGTGAGAATGCCTGGCTGCAGTCGCAGGTGGATGGTACAGGGAACTCACGTGCGCTGGTGCTGGCTGCGCCGCAGGATGATCCCGCCGAGGTGAGCCGCCTCCTGAGCACGGGCGTCTTTGTCGGCATCAAACCCTATCGTCTCTATGCCGATGTGCCGGATACCAAAGAGGTGGAGATCGAATCCTTCGCGCCGGAGTGGATGTGGGAGCTCTGCCATGAGCACGATGGCATCCTGATGCTGCACATCATGCTGGCGGATGGCATCACCGATACGCGCAATGTGGAGGCAATCCGTAGAATGTGCCGTCGATACCCACGCTGCAAGCTGGTGCTGGCGCATGTGGCGCGTTCATTCAATTACCGTCACGCCCGCGAAGGTCTGCATCATCTCGTGGACCTCGACAACGTCGTCGTGGATACCTCCGCTGTCACCCAGGCCGGAGCCTTTCGCGCCGCACTGGAGATCTTGGGTCCTCGCCGTGTACTCTGGGGCAGCGACTACATGGTAAGTGAACTGCGTGGTTCCTGCATCACGCAGGGAGACGGCTTCACCTGGATTCACCCCGAGATCACTGGAGACAAGCTCACCATCTTCGGTCAGTACACTACGGTTGGCATCGAGTCGCTGCTCTGCCTGCGCGAAGCCTGCGAAGACACCGGCATGACTCAGGGAGATCTGGAAGACATTTTCCGTGAGAATGCGCTGCGCCTTCTGAAGCGAACACCAGAAACGCACTCGGGACAGCAACTCTGGGAAGAGGCCAAAACCAAAATCTCTTGCGGCACAGGGCTGCTCTCCAAGCGCGCGCACCTTTTTGATCCGCAGTCCTGGCCCTCGTATTTCTCACGCGCCAAAGGGGCCTGTGTGTGGGATCTGGATAACAAGCGCTACACCGATTTTACCGGCGGCGTCGGTGCCATCCTGCTTGGTCATGCCGATGACGAAGTGAACGCGGCCGTAAAGCGCCGTGTGAATCTCGGCAGCTACGCTACACTGGCCACTCCCGATGAGGTAAAGCTGGCAGATGTGCTGCTGGATCTTCACTCTTGGGCTGGAAAGGTGCGCTACGCACGCGGCGGCGGCGAGGCGCTTGGCCTTGCGGTCCGCATCGCACGTGCGGCCACGGGCAAAAGCGGTATCGCCTTCTGCGGCTACCATGGCTGGAGCGACTGGTATCTCGCTGCCAACCTGGGTGATGACGCTGCGCTCGATGGCCATCTGCTTCCAGGTCTGCAGCCGCTTGGCGTGCCGCGCGAACTGGCAGGCACGGCCGTGCCCTTCCGCTACAACGACATCGCATCCTTCCGCGCCGCGTTGAAAAAGCTGGATGGCAAACTGGCCGCTGTCGTCATGGAGCCCATGCGCTCCGAAATGCCGCGCGATGACTTTCTGCAGCAGGTCATCTCCGAGTGCCACGCCGCAGGTGCAGTCTACGTGCTGGATGAAGTCACCAGCGGCTGGCGCTTTGGCTTTCCAGGCGCGGCTCCGGGGCTGGGCATTGAGCCCGACATCGCAGTCTACGCCAAGGCGATCTCAAATGGCTACCCCGCAGGTGCTATTGTGGGCAAAGACTCAGTCATGGATGCGGCGAACAGCAGCTTCATTTCCAGCAGCTACTGGACCGATGGCGTGGGCACGGCTGCCTCGTTGGCCTGCATCGATAAAATGCAGCGCGAGGGCGTACAGCAGAAGGTGTGGCAGATGGGGCAGCACCTGCAGTCGGGGCTTCGAGAGTTGGCCGCACGGCATCCATCCCTTGAGCTCAAAATCGGCGGCATGCCCTGTGCGCCTTCGCTTGCCTTTGGCAATCCGGCTGCCAAACCGCTCATGATCCGCCACATGATTCAGCGCGGCTATCTCATGTCCAGCCAGCTCTATGTTACATGGTCGCACATGGATGAGCACCTCTCCGGCATGCTAGCAGCGCTGGACGAGGTGCTGGCCCTCATGGAGCAGACTCCTCTGGAGCCCATCACCGGGGTGCAGCAGGGCTTTGCGCGACTGGTGTGATGCACGGATTTTTCACTGGCAAAAGAGTGCCTGCGCCGGAGTGTCGGCGTTTGTTGCCCACGCTTCCATCCCATTCCTGATCATGCACTTTTTGTCCTGTTCCACATTATTTCTTCGCCGGTTGATTTGTCTTTCAGCCTGCCTGCTGCCGGGTGCCATGCTGCAGGCTGTGGTATTTGAGGTGGGCCCATCTCAAAAGCTGCCAGAGATAGGATCCGTTCCCTGGGAAAAGCTGACCGCAGGTGATGTGGTGCGCATTCACTGGCGCAAGTCGCCATACAAAGAGAAGTGGGTGATCTGCTGCCGAGGCACTGAAAAGCAGCCCATCACCATCAGCGGTGTGCCAGGTCCTGCGGGTCAGCTTCCTGTCATTGATGGACAGGATGCGGTGACGCGACCGCAGCTCAACTACTGGGGACAGGAGCGCGGGGTGGTGAAGATCGGAGGTTCCAATGTTTCGGCCGTGGCGGAGCCTGGCTACATCGTGCTGGAAAATCTGGACATCCGCGGTGGCAGGGGGCCTAACAGCTTCAAGGGCCGGCGCGGCCTCACGCCCTACAGCAAGGATGCCGCGAGCGTGAATGTGGAGATCGTCGATCATCTGGTGCTGAGAAACCTCGTGCTGCATGACAGCAGCAATGGGCTCATGGTTAGTGCCAAATCGAAAAATATCCTCGTCGAGCGCTGCCATATTTACGACAATGGCAATCCGGGCAGCATTACCGAGCACAACGCCTATACCGAATGCAACGGCATCGTGTTTGAAGGCAACCATTTTGGACCTCTCCGTGAAGGGTGCTCTGGCAACAACCTGAAGGATCGTTCCGCTGGGCTGGTGGTGCGCTACAACTGGATCGAAGGCGGCAACCGCCAGCTTGATCTCGTGGACGCCACCGGCAATCCAGTGCTCAATGCTTCTCCGGCCTACCGTCACACCCATGTGTATGGCAATGTGCTCATCGAGCGCGAAGGGGATGGCAACAACCAGTTTGTCCACTACGGCGGAGACAGCGGAAAGACAGCCAGCTACCGCAAAGGTGTGCTGCATTTTTATCATAATACTGTCGTCTCCACACGCACGCGCCCTGTTGCGCTTTTCCGACTCTCATCGGAGGAGGAGACGGTGGAGTGCCATGGAAACATTCTCCATGCCACTGGCGCCGGGAAGCACCT from Prosthecobacter vanneervenii includes these protein-coding regions:
- the dnaX gene encoding DNA polymerase III subunit gamma/tau, which produces MSYQVFARKYRPKTFADVLGQEHVVRTLRNAIAQQRLAHAYLFVGPRGTGKTSTARIFAKALCSKNGPSIDFDPEDELSLEIAEGRCMDVLEIDGASNNGVEQVRELRDNVKYAPTRCRYKIYYIDEVHMLTTGAFNALLKTLEEPPEHVKFIFATTEPNKILPTIISRCQRFDLRRIPNAIIAKHLLHIASLENVDLDEKAAFAIGKGAEGGMRDAQSMLDQLVAFCGDKITEQDVLDVFGFTSGESVAALARHILESDTVSALRAVYEQNEAGKELGRFLADLIQHFRTLLVHQADPEAATEDLSPELSQEVAAQAEMATTEQLLRVVDGLADVDARMRWASNKRLHFELGVIAAVQSLNEVAISDVIAALDSGSAEGLSRPQPAPRTQSAPPPIRRAAEPLRPAAAPVVIAERPQPAPVPAARAPEPMLAPSEPLAKAAPPPAEPTPAPAPVVARAPEPEPKPAPAPAPVVREVPPPAVEPAASAMSEEEVWKRLVAIVQERRPLIISWLHSATLMSITRNVLKVGFPTSEGFARDSLMRPAQLSFLESAAQEILGQSVKIEFVLDPSLKAPDFSEMGLGLMDDPPPAPKPAAEPKLEAKPAAKVEASKAEAVKPAEPAAPSGPQLPDDFYQDPLIQQAMVKFKAKLVPLN
- a CDS encoding (2Fe-2S) ferredoxin domain-containing protein, which produces MSKNLSALSFRKGVEKNVFERMVDAADKAGTAEKNDIVHQMGQDHLFGDAITLGAVSFYDFLKKENEGKKVFLCNGSACLCAGTQDKLHHTLESHFKKEEIGHICCLGRCHEGGAFQYQGKNYSGQSDAAVADLVKTGKGDSEDRYAVVSHLQPAILTAEFPGIDAYYEPFKKLIANGDRDALGADLKDSGLRGRGGAGFPLHFKWASCRAASGPVKYIVCNADEGDPGAYIDKYLMEKQPHSVLLGMMVAGWYAGAETGILYIRAEYPDSITIVNEAIEDLRSAGLLGNDILGTGFNFMLKTIKGAGAYICGEETALLASIEGQRPEVRTRPPFPTIEGLFRKPTIVNNVETLANIRAILTLGGKGYAKIGTPQSTGPKLVSLDSWFVKPGIYEVAMGTPLQTIIDLAGGFKTKVKALQIGGPLGGIVPMSHVGKLTMDFESFKYGGFMKGHAGIVSIPESMPMIEYIQHLFQFTADESCGKCFPCRLGSTRGKELIAKARTDSGFKIDRELITDLLDTMEQTSLCALGGGVPLPIKNALQHFGEELKGYFAD
- a CDS encoding radical SAM/SPASM domain-containing protein, which produces MIFSLTSRILQTVDPLCLAKIGWNFGYKGARSVMLHKQRMKQGQFFPPFFYISILNSCNLRCQGCWVDVDKPRESLKLDELNKIVNDAKRRGNAFFGILGGEPFMHPELFDFLAMHPDAYFQVFTNGQMITAKAAENMRKLGNITPLVSIEGTEIVSNQRRGNKDVLTRTLRGLQNCLDARVLTGVATSLCKTNIDDLLTESWLRRLIDMGVHYAWYHTYRPVGPKISAELALTPDQITQVRKFVVNMRAKLPIAIVDAYYDHNGQALCPMANGISHHISPTGAIEPCPIIQFAKESVRTERDLYDVFTGSEFLRDFRSIAAQNTRGCIVLERPDLVKAVVNKHTAKDSTIRQTAMAEIESMTPRTSQWREGEEVPEKHWMYWLAKKFFFNDFGVYRGLEKAR
- a CDS encoding glycoside hydrolase family protein; the protein is MKLILCFLGGLALQLQAAEQVFFAFDDHNIAWQHNLKLTLEAAQKHPGNPVLSNGPAGAPDHGHAVLYGTVIKQGDTFRMWYLGMHEAAVVKGQAPGWWRPMCYAESKDGIAWTKPELGLVEFNGSTKNNICRIEGAPYSMTRVNDFLSVLYEPDEPDASKRYKCAYIAHMPIEDVKGGRSKIGPNEKRWGAFVTATSADGLSWKCVGDRPANAGGERFEVSSLYRFGDFYYATGQLLSPWSWRPDGREIGRDMLAYRSPDFVTWSKAKAFSYARPGQLSDPPVKGQQMHMGAGLWNRGNVMVGLHGMWQDAEQPPPKGKSWNYGVRVDLGLMISNDGVHYREPVPGFKIIPRGKEGEWDDIAILQGHAFVNEGDKTMIWYSHWNTGGELEHMDIGLATLRRDGFGSLSRKVSEEEGHFITSPFTAKEIAINVDGLTVETPLTVQLLDHLDHPLDGYEIKFSTNGVRVPLNLTKPLPAGKKTALRVNIPAGSAAKVYAIYLND
- a CDS encoding peptide MFS transporter, whose product is MTSAPTGHPRGIYTLFFTEMWERFSYYGMRALLVLYMVAEVRRGGMGLTDEMAAAIYGLYTALVYMTALPGGWVGDRLLGARSAVWWGGIIIACGHVVLGIHSTQSFFIGLVLVAFGSGLLKSNMSALVGQLYPEGGARRDAGFTLFYMGINVGALFGQLMCGWLGEHVGWRWGFSAAAVGMFLGLVQFRLTERHVMHIGLRADHAGQNVQREWRMLQAGLAGVVVLVALGVSGMVQIDVVRFAHSTAWFIAGTAVLYFLWAFFLARLEPAEKKRLVVILVLFLASALFWAGFEQVGSSFSIFAERYTLRKLGGWEVPASWVQALNPLFVIGAAPLVALMWNALDRRGTSPSLTTKMSWALLMLALGFVVAAWAAERALATGPVWPTWLMSVVILHTLGELFLSPVGLSAVTKLAPPRLTGQMMGIWFLGSSLGDILAGILAGGVTGDATAQMPARFLHVALTAGISGIVLLILARWITKLMPGIK
- a CDS encoding aminotransferase class III-fold pyridoxal phosphate-dependent enzyme gives rise to the protein MSLTLVTKLNDTDYKLLHRAIDGFVPAMVFDVHTHLFHSRHFAEGKRPVFLDENRGYGMADFQEAMRLWLPGREVEGLFFGYPSAGNDRAGENAWLQSQVDGTGNSRALVLAAPQDDPAEVSRLLSTGVFVGIKPYRLYADVPDTKEVEIESFAPEWMWELCHEHDGILMLHIMLADGITDTRNVEAIRRMCRRYPRCKLVLAHVARSFNYRHAREGLHHLVDLDNVVVDTSAVTQAGAFRAALEILGPRRVLWGSDYMVSELRGSCITQGDGFTWIHPEITGDKLTIFGQYTTVGIESLLCLREACEDTGMTQGDLEDIFRENALRLLKRTPETHSGQQLWEEAKTKISCGTGLLSKRAHLFDPQSWPSYFSRAKGACVWDLDNKRYTDFTGGVGAILLGHADDEVNAAVKRRVNLGSYATLATPDEVKLADVLLDLHSWAGKVRYARGGGEALGLAVRIARAATGKSGIAFCGYHGWSDWYLAANLGDDAALDGHLLPGLQPLGVPRELAGTAVPFRYNDIASFRAALKKLDGKLAAVVMEPMRSEMPRDDFLQQVISECHAAGAVYVLDEVTSGWRFGFPGAAPGLGIEPDIAVYAKAISNGYPAGAIVGKDSVMDAANSSFISSSYWTDGVGTAASLACIDKMQREGVQQKVWQMGQHLQSGLRELAARHPSLELKIGGMPCAPSLAFGNPAAKPLMIRHMIQRGYLMSSQLYVTWSHMDEHLSGMLAALDEVLALMEQTPLEPITGVQQGFARLV